The nucleotide window GCCGATCTCGCCACGTCGAACCTCGAATTCGTGGTGACCGGCAGCAGGGCCGCCGCCGACAAGTTCATCTGCCTCGGAATGTCACCAAAGCATTTCGCGGATTTCACCTCGCTCGGCTTCCGCGTGGTCAGTGTCGCCAACAACCATGCCCTGGATTTCGGTGTCGATGGGTTGCGGGACACGCTGGCCCAGGTCCGCGCCGCTGGCATGCTGCCGGTCGGGGGCGGCGAAACTCTGGCAGAAAGCCTGGCTCCCTCGGTTCAGGTTGCAGCAGGCATGCGGGTTGCCGTCCTCGCAGCCTCTGCCACGCTGCCCAATTCCAGTGCCGCCGGTCCGCATTCGCCCGGGATCGCGCCGCTGCGGATCATCAACCGCTACCGGATGGACGGTGTGACGGTGGACGAATCCCCGGGCATGTCCCCCTTCGTCGAGACCGAGGTGGTCGCGGGCGATCTTGAGGCGCTGAAGAGCGCCGTGCGAAGCGCGCGGGCCGAGGCGGATATAGTGGTGCTGCACCTGCATTGGGGGATACCGCTCGGCTGGGTCGCCGCCGTTCAGGACGAGATCGCGGGCTACCAGCGCCCCGTGGCACATGCCCTGATCGACGCCGGGGCTTCGCTGATCGTCGGGCACCACCCGCATGTCGTCCAAGGGGTCGAGTTCTACCGGGGTGTCCCGATCCTCTACAGCCTTGGCAACTTCATCAAGCACAAGATCGCGGCGACCGGCGGGCGCGACGGCATCCATCCCGCCTACCGCATCGCCTCGCTTCGGACAGAGTGGAATCGGATCGGCGCTCTGGCGCAGCTGGCCTGGGACGCACCCGGCGCCCGCCCGTCCTGCCGCTTCGACATTCTGCAACTCGCCGACCAAGGAGAGCCATCGCCGGCCGACCTTGCGACTGCACGGAAGGTTGCCGCCCGGATAGCGGATCATTGTGCGGCATGGGGCACGACGGTGGGCGTCGGTGCTGACACGAACGGATGGGGCTTCCTCGAGTTCGCCTGAAGGCCTTGCTTAACTTCAATAAACCAACCGCCCAGCAAAGCGGCGGACCACCCAACAGGAGAGAAAACATGATGACGACATTGAAATTTGCCCTGACAGGGGCGCTGCTTGCCTCTACCGGCCTCACGGCGGCTTGGGCGCAGGAGGCTGTCCCGCAAATCTCGATCTACACCCGGCCGCAGGCGGCGGAGCCCGCAGAATTCCAGACGGTGCAGCTGGTCGCGCAGGAATGGCGGAAACTGGGTCTCGACGTGAAGGTCGAGACGATGCCTTGGGAGCAACTGCTCGACAACGTCTGGTACGACCGGGAAAACTGGGACACCACCGCCTGGCGCATGGTCGCGCGGCCCGAGCGCTCGGACCCCGACGAGGTTCTCTACAACATGTTCAACAGCTCTACGATGGAGAGCGGTTACAACTACGTCGGTTACAGCAGCCCCGAATACGATCGTATTTCCGAGGCGCAGCGGGTCGAGACCGATGCGACAGAGCGCCAGAAGCTGGTCTACGAGGCGCAGGAGATCCTCGCCGCGGACATGCCAGCGATGATGCTGGCACATCCGACGGTGACCCAAGCCTTCAACAAGTCGATCTGGGATCCCGAGACCATCGTCAACGCGAATGGCATCGGCATCGCAAACTACTGGACCTATACGTCGATGGCCCCGCTCGGCGACGTGAAGGACATCGTGCTCAGCGCCTCCAACAATGTCGTTGCGGTCTCGCCGCTCTACTACGGCGGGATCGTCGACAACTGGGTGACCGAGCTGATCTATGACCGGCTCGTGCGGATCGGGCCGGACGGGTTGCCGCAGCCTTCGGCGGCAACGTCGTTCGAGTGGGTGGGCGACACCACGATCCAGGTCACTTTGCGCGACGGCATGCAGTGGTCGGATGGCAAGCCCGTCACGCCCGAAGACGTGGTCTATTCCTTCGAGGCGATCCAATCCGGCGAAGCGCCCTATTACACGCCCTTCGTCGCCAATATCGACAGCATTGCCGCAGACGGCAACGTCATCACCT belongs to Frigidibacter mobilis and includes:
- a CDS encoding CapA family protein — its product is MSFALAAAGDIIMSGALTTRSQPILDRLRDADLATSNLEFVVTGSRAAADKFICLGMSPKHFADFTSLGFRVVSVANNHALDFGVDGLRDTLAQVRAAGMLPVGGGETLAESLAPSVQVAAGMRVAVLAASATLPNSSAAGPHSPGIAPLRIINRYRMDGVTVDESPGMSPFVETEVVAGDLEALKSAVRSARAEADIVVLHLHWGIPLGWVAAVQDEIAGYQRPVAHALIDAGASLIVGHHPHVVQGVEFYRGVPILYSLGNFIKHKIAATGGRDGIHPAYRIASLRTEWNRIGALAQLAWDAPGARPSCRFDILQLADQGEPSPADLATARKVAARIADHCAAWGTTVGVGADTNGWGFLEFA
- a CDS encoding ABC transporter substrate-binding protein → MMTTLKFALTGALLASTGLTAAWAQEAVPQISIYTRPQAAEPAEFQTVQLVAQEWRKLGLDVKVETMPWEQLLDNVWYDRENWDTTAWRMVARPERSDPDEVLYNMFNSSTMESGYNYVGYSSPEYDRISEAQRVETDATERQKLVYEAQEILAADMPAMMLAHPTVTQAFNKSIWDPETIVNANGIGIANYWTYTSMAPLGDVKDIVLSASNNVVAVSPLYYGGIVDNWVTELIYDRLVRIGPDGLPQPSAATSFEWVGDTTIQVTLRDGMQWSDGKPVTPEDVVYSFEAIQSGEAPYYTPFVANIDSIAADGNVITFTLKQPSASFVVASLGKINILPKHIWEPLIGALVGKAETAESVQEDIPVGSGPFTFARWLTNEEITLVANPDHFNAPKAERWILRMVPNAEATLGMLRSSQINFLGEFRGDQQMLGNLSEESDQIETVETVDMAFAYIAFNNRHAPFDDLAFRRALSAAINRNMIVQGAYRGNAVPSASPISPALEFWHNPKPKEGLQTGLDVAARILTDAGYTLEGGKLYYPAGQ